One segment of Agrococcus sp. ProA11 DNA contains the following:
- the zwf gene encoding glucose-6-phosphate dehydrogenase, producing MTAVTVGAGASEAAAPTVPIAAGQNPLRDAADQRLTRIPGPNAMTFFGVTGDLARKKLLPAVYDLANRGLLPPGFGLVGFGRRDWTHEQFSEVVREAVQQHARTSFRESVWRQLSDGIRFVQGDFDDDDAFDRLAEVLSELDEARGTMGNHAFYLSIPPNAFPLVTQQLKRSGLAEGEGDAWRRVVIEKPFGHDLQSARELNAVVESVFPADSVFRIDHYLGKETVQNILALRFANSLWEPIWNANHIDHVQITMAEDIGVGGRAGYYDGIGAARDVIQNHLLQLFALTAMEEPVSFDAADLRVEKEKVLRAARVPLPLDASAARGQYAAGWHGGALVKGFLEEEGMRPDSATETYAAIKLQVDTRRWAGVPFYLRAGKRLGRRVTEIAIVFKRASQYLFPDSDRTMGENALVIRVQPDEGVSMRIGSKVPGPGMHVRDVTMDFGYGHAFTEERPEAYERLILDVLLGDPPLFPRHEEVELSWKILDPIEEHWESVGGPVEQYEPGSWGPRGAHDLLTRDDRQWRRP from the coding sequence ATGACGGCTGTGACGGTCGGGGCAGGAGCCAGCGAGGCTGCCGCCCCGACGGTCCCGATCGCGGCCGGGCAGAACCCGCTGCGCGACGCGGCGGATCAGCGGCTGACCCGCATCCCGGGCCCGAACGCCATGACGTTCTTCGGCGTCACCGGCGACCTGGCGCGCAAGAAGCTGCTTCCCGCGGTGTATGACCTCGCCAATCGCGGACTGCTGCCTCCGGGCTTCGGCCTGGTCGGCTTCGGCCGTCGCGACTGGACGCACGAGCAATTCTCCGAGGTGGTGCGGGAGGCCGTCCAGCAGCACGCACGCACCTCGTTCCGAGAGTCCGTCTGGCGCCAGCTGAGCGACGGCATTCGCTTCGTGCAGGGCGACTTCGACGACGACGACGCATTCGACCGGCTCGCTGAGGTGCTCTCGGAGCTCGACGAGGCGCGCGGCACGATGGGCAACCACGCGTTCTACCTGTCGATCCCGCCCAACGCGTTCCCGCTCGTGACGCAGCAGCTCAAGCGCTCCGGCCTCGCCGAGGGCGAGGGCGATGCCTGGCGCCGGGTCGTCATCGAGAAGCCGTTCGGCCACGACCTGCAGTCGGCGCGCGAGCTGAACGCCGTGGTCGAGTCGGTGTTCCCGGCCGACAGCGTCTTCCGCATCGACCACTATCTCGGCAAGGAGACGGTGCAGAACATCCTGGCGCTGCGCTTCGCCAACAGCCTGTGGGAGCCGATCTGGAACGCCAACCACATCGACCACGTGCAGATCACCATGGCGGAGGACATCGGCGTGGGTGGCCGCGCCGGCTACTACGACGGCATCGGCGCCGCACGCGATGTGATCCAGAACCACCTGCTGCAGCTGTTCGCGCTCACCGCGATGGAGGAGCCGGTCTCGTTCGACGCCGCCGACCTGCGGGTGGAGAAGGAGAAGGTGCTGCGCGCGGCGCGCGTGCCGCTCCCCCTCGACGCCTCTGCCGCACGCGGCCAGTACGCCGCCGGATGGCATGGCGGGGCGCTCGTGAAGGGCTTCCTGGAGGAGGAGGGGATGCGCCCCGACTCCGCCACCGAGACGTACGCGGCGATCAAGCTGCAGGTCGACACGCGCCGCTGGGCGGGCGTGCCCTTCTACCTCCGGGCCGGCAAGCGACTGGGACGCAGGGTCACCGAGATCGCGATCGTGTTCAAGCGCGCCTCGCAGTACCTCTTCCCGGACTCGGATCGCACGATGGGCGAGAACGCGCTCGTGATCCGCGTGCAGCCCGACGAGGGCGTCTCCATGCGGATCGGCTCGAAGGTGCCGGGACCCGGCATGCACGTGCGGGACGTGACGATGGACTTCGGCTACGGCCACGCCTTCACCGAGGAGCGCCCCGAGGCCTACGAGCGGCTGATCCTCGATGTGCTGCTGGGCGACCCGCCGCTGTTCCCCCGCCACGAGGAGGTCGAGCTCTCCTGGAAGATCCTCGACCCGATCGAGGAGCACTGGGAGTCCGTCGGCGGACCGGTGGAGCAGTACGAGCCGGGATCGTGGGGCCCGCGCGGCGCGCACGACCTGCTCACGCGCGACGACAGGCAATGGAGGCGCCCGTGA